Proteins from one Deinococcus fonticola genomic window:
- a CDS encoding PepSY-associated TM helix domain-containing protein has translation MSASTKPDGPVVTRPAARPRSARAQWNVWLRWLHTYTSMISLLVVLFFALTGVTLNHPDWVFGTKEVQREVTGTLPAGWIRNGEVNWLTVAEELRAQQGLKGRVGDTRADTQEADISFAAPGYSADAFIDVKTGSYKVNVLEQGGVAILNDLHKGRDAGTGWKWVIDLSGAVLTLVSVTGIGILLLLKKTRRQALTVMGIASVVTVLLALRAIT, from the coding sequence ATGTCAGCTTCAACAAAGCCTGACGGTCCGGTGGTGACGCGCCCGGCGGCCCGCCCCCGCAGCGCCAGGGCGCAGTGGAACGTGTGGCTGCGCTGGCTGCACACCTACACCAGCATGATCAGCCTGCTGGTGGTGCTGTTCTTCGCCCTGACCGGGGTGACCCTCAACCACCCGGACTGGGTGTTCGGCACGAAAGAAGTGCAGCGGGAAGTGACAGGAACCCTGCCGGCCGGCTGGATCAGGAACGGCGAGGTGAACTGGCTGACCGTCGCCGAGGAACTGCGCGCCCAGCAGGGCCTGAAGGGCCGTGTGGGCGATACCCGCGCCGACACGCAGGAAGCCGACATCAGTTTCGCCGCGCCGGGGTACAGCGCCGATGCTTTCATCGACGTCAAGACCGGCAGCTACAAGGTCAACGTGCTGGAACAGGGCGGCGTCGCCATCCTGAACGACCTGCACAAGGGCCGCGACGCCGGCACGGGCTGGAAGTGGGTCATCGACCTCAGCGGCGCGGTGCTGACGCTGGTGTCCGTCACCGGCATCGGCATCCTGCTGCTGCTCAAGAAAACCCGCAGGCAGGCCCTGACGGTCATGGGCATCGCCAGCGTCGTCACCGTGCTGCTCGCGCTGCGGGCCATCACCTGA
- a CDS encoding anthranilate synthase component II, which produces MTFPSLPTRHQPPAARLLLIDNYDSFTYNLVQYFGELGCEVTVWRNDAFSLEDVRALNPEAIVVSPGPCTPSEAGRSVEVVRELGPEIPVLGVCLGHQSIAEAFGGQVVRARQPVHGKTSPLRHAGADLFAGLPDGVRVTRYHSLLVRDLPPELLATAWTTDPEEEVIMALRHRDYPIYGVQFHPESIETPAGMDMLRNFLTLVRDYRGETA; this is translated from the coding sequence ATGACATTCCCTTCTTTGCCCACCCGCCACCAGCCACCCGCCGCCCGCCTCCTGCTGATCGACAACTACGATTCGTTTACCTACAACCTGGTGCAGTATTTCGGTGAACTGGGGTGCGAGGTGACGGTGTGGCGCAATGACGCGTTCTCGCTGGAGGACGTGCGGGCGCTGAACCCGGAGGCGATCGTGGTGTCGCCGGGGCCTTGCACGCCTTCCGAGGCGGGGCGGAGTGTCGAGGTGGTGCGCGAGCTGGGGCCGGAGATCCCGGTGCTGGGCGTGTGCCTGGGGCACCAGAGCATCGCCGAGGCGTTCGGGGGGCAGGTGGTGCGGGCGCGGCAGCCGGTGCACGGCAAAACCTCGCCGCTGCGGCACGCGGGCGCGGACCTGTTCGCCGGCCTGCCGGACGGGGTGCGGGTGACGCGCTATCACTCGCTGCTGGTGCGTGACCTGCCGCCGGAACTGCTGGCGACCGCCTGGACGACCGATCCCGAGGAGGAGGTCATCATGGCCCTGCGCCACCGCGATTACCCCATTTATGGTGTTCAGTTCCACCCCGAGAGCATCGAGACGCCGGCGGGTATGGACATGCTCCGCAATTTCCTGACGCTGGTGCGCGACTATCGGGGAGAGACCGCATGA
- the trpE gene encoding anthranilate synthase component I, with protein sequence MTETLQQNKTAVAVQELNADLDTPVTAYLKVSQGEALSFLLESVEAGEKLGRYSFIGVGEQGKFEYRAGQLTMSGVFGEFAGPEADPLARLFHATRRPVDVPAGLPGFIGGAVGYAAYDIIRAYEHLPESNPDELNVPDALFIAPRGMVIFDHLKHRLIAVASAETPERAGAEVAQLVQKLRGPLPGVPGQTPAPTPTFTSNFTPEGFKAVVEKGLKYIGAGDVFQFVPSQRFSADLTVHPFALYRALRRVNPSPYLGYLHLGEVTLVASSPESLLKSDGLNVTTRPIAGTRVRGQTPEADDALATDLLQDEKERAEHLMLVDLGRNDLGKVSEYGSVRVHDAFSIERYSHVMHIVSGVSGTLREGLTPLHALASVLPMGTVSGAPKIRAMQIIDELEPVRRGPYGGAFGYIAFDGSMDMALTLRTMVVTGGRVHIQAGAGIVADSDPAAEEQETRSKAAAMMKAVAMAAEGL encoded by the coding sequence ATGACTGAAACGCTGCAACAAAACAAGACCGCCGTGGCCGTTCAGGAACTGAACGCCGACCTCGACACCCCCGTGACCGCCTACCTGAAAGTCTCGCAGGGCGAAGCGCTGTCCTTCCTGCTCGAAAGCGTCGAGGCCGGCGAGAAGCTGGGGCGCTACTCCTTTATCGGCGTGGGTGAACAGGGCAAATTCGAGTACCGCGCCGGGCAACTGACCATGAGCGGGGTGTTCGGCGAGTTTGCCGGGCCGGAAGCTGACCCGCTGGCGCGGCTTTTTCACGCCACGCGCCGCCCCGTGGACGTTCCCGCCGGACTGCCCGGATTTATCGGCGGCGCGGTCGGGTACGCGGCCTACGACATCATCCGCGCCTACGAGCATCTGCCGGAGAGCAATCCGGACGAACTGAACGTCCCCGACGCGCTGTTTATCGCCCCGCGCGGCATGGTGATCTTCGACCACCTCAAGCACCGCCTGATTGCCGTCGCCAGTGCTGAAACGCCGGAGCGGGCCGGGGCGGAAGTCGCCCAGCTCGTTCAGAAGCTGCGTGGCCCGCTGCCTGGCGTTCCCGGTCAGACGCCCGCGCCCACGCCGACCTTCACCAGCAATTTCACCCCCGAGGGCTTCAAGGCCGTGGTCGAGAAGGGCCTGAAGTACATCGGGGCCGGGGACGTGTTCCAGTTTGTGCCCTCCCAGCGCTTCTCCGCCGACCTGACCGTTCACCCCTTCGCGCTGTACCGCGCCCTGCGCCGCGTGAACCCCAGCCCCTACCTCGGTTACCTGCACCTCGGCGAGGTCACGCTGGTTGCCAGCAGCCCCGAAAGCCTGCTGAAAAGCGACGGCCTGAACGTCACCACCCGCCCCATCGCCGGCACCCGTGTGCGCGGCCAGACGCCCGAAGCCGACGACGCCCTCGCTACCGACCTGCTGCAAGACGAGAAGGAACGCGCCGAACACCTGATGCTGGTCGACCTGGGCCGCAACGACCTGGGCAAAGTCAGCGAGTACGGCAGCGTCCGCGTCCACGACGCCTTTTCCATCGAACGCTACAGCCATGTCATGCACATCGTCAGCGGGGTCAGCGGCACCCTGCGGGAGGGCCTCACGCCGCTGCATGCGCTGGCCAGCGTCCTGCCCATGGGCACCGTCAGCGGCGCCCCCAAAATCCGCGCCATGCAGATCATCGACGAACTCGAACCCGTGCGGCGCGGCCCCTACGGCGGAGCGTTCGGTTACATCGCCTTCGACGGCAGCATGGACATGGCCCTGACCCTGCGCACCATGGTCGTGACTGGGGGCCGGGTTCACATTCAGGCCGGCGCCGGCATCGTGGCCGACAGCGACCCGGCCGCCGAGGAGCAGGAAACCCGCAGCAAAGCTGCCGCCATGATGAAAGCTGTGGCGATGGCCGCCGAGGGACTGTAG